Part of the Salminus brasiliensis chromosome 2, fSalBra1.hap2, whole genome shotgun sequence genome, GCTGCATCAacaaaacaacataaaacaGCGTGTTAATACACACTGCACTCTACAGTTGACCAGAGATCAAGATCAAGATGCAAGTCAGAGTATATTTAGACTAAGATCCAGAACAGTTTTTCAAATGTACCTTTAGTATTGGAGGAAAGAAATGTGAGGTTCCTCTCTTTCATCCTGCCCTTACGCCTCTGTTCTTTCTTTTGGTTTTGCTCCTCATGCCATTGTGGAGGGGCTACTGCCATTAGAAACGTCTTATATGTCTTATACTCCTCCAGTTTGTCTTGGTACTTAGAGATTTCACTGATCAAGCAAAGATCAAGCAAATCATTGAACAATCTTggagcattatgcaagaattgtttttttttttttttggtcaatgggctccccctacagttggaagtgtagttttacaccactgctataaGCTGCTATAAGCTGCTatatgttgggggggggggggttgttgggGGTGTATTTTACTACATGACGTCTGTTTACATGGGATAAGAAATGTTTGAGATAGCTGTGGCAATCTGATTCACACACTGCCTGTACCTCCAAAGAACATCATGATAGGCAATCTTAAAATCctccaaaccaaaaaaaagtgaaaaaaattaAGTTCATAACACTTTTGTTAATAACACTTATATAGGCCATAGGCTACGCTACACAATGACTTGCCACGCTTTTGTtggtcttctggatttgactaAGGTTGCCATAGACTTAAACAACCAGCAGTATCTGTGCATGCATGACAAACCTAAATGCTTCTTTAAGCATCTCCATACttaagaaaatacacaaaaactcCCTTTTTCCACAGGACATGGCTgaatatttacccacatgtcGATTTGCTCAGGATTAATATAACCTTTCTTTTATGGAtcgttttacagaaggtaaaaggtGCCGGAACCTTTACTGATGCGGGAGCACCCAGTCTGTATAAATGACTGACATGGCGCATTGGGACAGGACTTAAATCACAGAGAGACTCTGGTAATAAtgacattactccacctcctcatGTCAAACTAGTCACATCCGATTAGGGCTTCAGAGATACAGAGCCAGTATCTGAAGTgtaagaagcatgtggactgacaaggtagagtaatattacaggcaTTTACACAAAAACGAGCACAAATCTGATCATGTTTCACCAAAGTCACATAGTGTAGTAGTCAGCATTCTGGCCTGGAGTGGCAACGACAGAGGCACCATTCTCCCTATTTCAGGTGCATAtatttgcacatatttgtcactgtacagtgtacactgtacagcaaaatgtgttctCCGCATTTAaaccatctgtggtagtgaacacacacacacactagtgaactaggggcagtgagcacacacacacccagagcagtgggcagctaactccagcgcccggagagcagaaagagtaaagggccttgctcaagggcccaacagtggcagcttgccaagcccgggaatcgaccccacaaccctgttatcgatatcccggtgctctaaccgctgagccaccactgccctaatgGTTCTAATGGTACTAATAatagaaactttttttttcttatactGGAGTGAACTTAATTTGTGAGTTTGTGCTTTACCTTTTCAGTTTCATCTTTTGTGCTGTTGCCTTTTTGACCCTTGCTGTTATTTCCATGTTGAGCATGGTTTCCTTCTCAGCTCTGGAATTGGTTTAAGAGTTTAATTTAGAGCACTAACAACAAATACACTACAAAATGGTCCTTAATTAGTATTTACATGTCTGGCATTTTGGCTGACACCAGAGTGTCTTAAATCTAACTCATGTTACACAGCATTAGGGTCTTGCCCAAATACtattattggtgtagcatggtgtgcTTGCCAGATCAGGAAATCAAATCCAATTCTGTTACTGGGAAGGCACTGTTGCAACCACTATGTTACACCAATCGTATCAGAGAAGATTTAATTCAGTGGGTTGAACAAAATGATTGCATAAAAACTAACTAAATCAGGAActaaatcatttttaaacacaATCCCTTCATTTCAGGGGCTCAAATGTAATTGGACAAATTAAATAATTGTAAATTAAATGTTCATTTCTAATATTTGGTTGAAAATCCTTTTTTGGCAATGACTGCCTGAGGTCTTGAACTCATGGACATCACCAGACGCTGTgtcaggcctttactgcagcagTTTTCAGTTGATGTTTGTTTGTGGGCCTTTCTGTCTGAAGTTTAGGCTTTAACAAGTGAAATGAATGCTCAATTGGGTTGAGATCAGTTGACTGAAGAATCTCAAGAATATTCCACTTCTTTGCTTTAATAACCTCTTGGGTTGCTTTGGctttatgttttgggtcattgtccatctGTATTATGAAACAGAGACCAATCAGTTTGGCTGCATTTGGCTAGATCTGAGCACATAGTATGTCTCTGAATACCTCAGAATTCATCCAGCTGCTTCTGTCCTGTGACACATCATCAATAACCACTAGTGACTCGGTGCCAGTGGCAGCCATGCATGCCCAAGTCATCACACTGCCTCAACTGTGTTTTACAGATGATGTAGCATGCTTTGGATCATGAGCTTCACCATACTTTTTTCTTTCCATCATTCCGGTAGAGGTTgatcttggtttcatctgtccaaagaatgTTCTTCCAGAACTGTAGCAATTTctcagatgtttttttctggttttgCAGCATAAGGATGGCTTGTTTCACCTGCATGGAGAGCTCCTTTGACCGCATGTTTTCTTCACAGCAAAATTATAAAATGCAAGCACCACACCTCAAATCAACTCCAGGCCGTTTATCTGCTAAATTGAGAATGACATAACGAAGGAAATGCTCACACATGCCCATGAAATAGCCTATGAGgcaattgtccaattacttttggtCCCTTTAAAAACAGGGTGGCACATGTTAAGGAGCTGAAACTTCTAAACCCTTCATCTCATTTTAATGTGAATACACTCAAATGAAAGCTCTGGACTTTATGTTCATGTTAAATACATAGCTATAAATTAAATATGtttcagtaaacagtaaaaaaacagaATTTGTGTTAGTGTCCAAATATATATGGACCTAACTGTACTCACTGCTGGACAGCCTCTTTTGCATTTTCCTCGCTCTCTGAAACAAATCTTTCAAAAGCAATGGCATCATCTTGCAACAGCTTCTCGACTCGATAAATCCTGAGTCGCTGCGTCTCAATGTCTTTCTGAAGCTTGTGAATgttttctctcttcactgtgaGAGGATACTGTGGAGACAATAGccacatttaaaaatacatttcgaCAATATCCCAGCATTTATCACTGCCACATTATGTGTATTACATTTACCTGAACCAGAAATGCTTCTCTCTGCTTCATCAGATAATCCTTAACGGTCTCCTCTGTCTGGTAGCGACCTACCCATTCAGTAGACAGAGAATTCAGCACGAGATTCAGCAGATATCCCCTCATCCCACCGAACAATAGTCACTGAACCAACGTTAAAATTACATCTTGTACATGAGTGTCATTTTAACACTCATTTAACAACCAAATCTGTGCTGCGGCCTCACTGTATGAAGAGCGAGGATTAGGCTAAAATGATTCAATGTGTAGCACCAATTGCCTTTATTCCTGACTGCTGCCCAAGGTTTCCTGTCCCTTTTGGATTTTTCTGTCTCAGAAATAGTGTCCTCCCTCATACTCCTTAATAGGGCTGGGCGACACCTGAGGCGAGACAGAATAGTGGTCTTCTTATGCACAGGGAGGCTTCTGACGAATGCCTTCTCCTGAAAATGATAGGACAGGGTGAGAAGCACACCTACTGTTCAATGATCAGCCTAACAACATTAGGATTCACTGGTTAGTATTTCAGGTACAGGCCTTTTCATACACACTTGCTTACTGATGGCTgcatcttgctctctctttacTAAGATTTCCTCATCTGTAGGAAGCAGAAAGGGGTTCCCAGCTTTCCTGCCATCCTCACCTAtaagaacattaaaaaaaaaagactgctaTTTTTCCAGTATATTCCCCATACTGGTCATCATTAAATATAATCGGGgttatgtctatctatctatctatctatctatctcatATAGCTAGCAATACCTTCTTAAAGAAATACTGCCTGTTGGGAGCAGTTTCTGAGGGCTTCACCGAAGGACATTTAGCTAAATGATTAtgaatggtggttggtgtggcgcaacagataacaccactacctgccactaagctaccacaccatgtgggaggctggggttcgattcccagtctgggtgactgtgctgcgctacaccaataagagtccctgggcaagactcctaacactaccctgaccctcctctgtaataccagtcaccttgtaagtcgctctggataagagcgtctgctaaatgccgtaaaaaTGAATGACATCTCTGATGTAGGACAGTCAGTATTTTACTAAACATACTTACTAGCTGTAGCTCATAAGCAACCATAACCCTCCCTCTCACCTGTCTTGAGGGAAAGCCTGTAGTAGGTGCAGTGACTGCCGCCATCACTCTTTCGGCTAAGAGGGAAAAGGGGCTGTTTTGAATTGCTATCATTAATTGAAACTTAGGAAAAGGTTCAGAAATGAAATTAAAAGTACCTGAATGTGTCTGTGACAGATTCTCCCATCGCTAggattatttacttttacataATTTCCAGGTCAGCAGATTTTAGCTGGCTCGGTACGTTACATTTCGAGTGTAAACACATCAGGGAGAGGGAGCGATGCAGCCAGCGGTGGAAGCCCGCTTAGCAACGCCGGAGCAGCAGCGCCACCCACCGGCCGGTTGGTgtggagctagctagctaaaggtGGGTGACGGTATGGGTGGATTTGGTGAAGAAGTGCTGTTTGTTTACACAAAATATGGAGTCGACTCTGAATCCAAATGGATGTCTTAATTATAGAAACCACTGACAAAACCTTCCCCaatgtttagctagctagctagttttaACTGTGTGGACACCTCTGTTGCAGGTCcgagctaactagctagctaaagctGCTCAGGCTGTTtgatcaaaatcctggagaggaGTCTAACTTTCAGAACGGAAAAATCCATCCAAGAATTTTGTTCAGTCATCCTGGACAGCTCTGCTGCAGGTCCGAGCTCTTTAGAGCTGCCCAGGCTGTTTTGATCAAAGTCCCTGAGAAGATTTTCACTTCCTGGACCTGAATTTATCTACCATCTCTAGATAGAATTCGCCTCTGCAGttagctatgctagctttctcatGTCAGCTGTCCAGGAGTGTCCATTAATTTGTTAAGCTGGACATTCATTACAGCTGGCTGGATTAACTTAGCTGTGGAGACcatattttgattttaaaaaaagagcacACACAGGCTTCAACCATGACTGAGAAGTTGTGGTGGGAGGCATCAAGTAGGCCTAAATGTGTGAAGGTAGGAGGGTGTTAGCTAAATACCCCTAGAGCCGTGCAGGTAGCTATATTactaaacattaataataataattactaagaTTAATAAATAGCTTTAACAGAGTATATGCCCAAATCAATCCCTTGCATGTATGCTCACCATAACTTAGCTGACCGgtctaactaaactaatcttACCTGATTTTCCTCTGCCTACTGATTTAAATGGGTAGTTTTAATATGTTACCATAGACATTTTATGGACAAATCTTGTCAATGTTGTTTTCTGCTTTGATATATGAGTGTACTTTGGAGGAACAGCTACATTTTTCAGACTGACAAGATCAATGCATCAAAAAGGGTATTGATGGGGTTGATGGTACATCACCTACAAAAAAGGCTAAATGACTGCTATCGTCTTTAAAATGATCTACTTTTCTGACTCTACAGTACAGAATGATGATGCACTAAATTAATCAAATCCATCAATATAGGATCAGCATACTGACACACCCCTAGTTAAGTTGATAGCTAAGGCAACTAACTACTTTTTGGACTGGCTAATTATCTATGAAAATCGTATTTGACAAATCACTATATTTAATGGATGATTTGGAAACAATGCTTTCTCACCGGTAGGACTCAATAAGAGAATGAAATGAAGAGTAGCAGGCAAGTGTCACCCCTGTCCTCCCTTCGCTATTCGATGTCTGACGAAGAGGAGGAAGTTAAGTGGGAGGACCAGCAGCAAACTAAAAAAGCAGCCGTGGGTGAGTTGGCCTCACTGAACATGAAAGTGCATGAGTATAAGTCATTGGAAGTCAAAATTGCCCATATCCCCTACTTTACAGGTTATGTTTTCCTCTAGAGTCCATTTGTGGCATTTGTGTGGTCTTATAAACTACAATACatcagtaataattgctgtgcaaccagcaattaaaaaaaatcattttgattaccatgtgtaaatgcatgtggctaacaTTTTATCAGGATATAATCCAGAAACTAATCACATGTCACAAGTGGTTTTTAAGACATCTGCAAATGGGCTCTATTCCAATTAGTTGCCCTAGATGGTGCCTCATTCCGTgcagaaacactccttataacgtCAAGATTAGTAAGCAGTGCAAAACTGCTGACTCTATTTATTCACAAAAGCAGTGAATTTCAAATGCaaactgtgtgttttaaaaCTAACTGTTAAAATTGTTCACCTACTATATTAAAAGccatatatatttaaaacaaatgtaaaagatTTAAGTTAAGTCAAGGGGATGGTACATGCCCTTTAAAGATTGTGTCAGCTTCATTTTCAGTCACTAAAACACAGGAGATATAAATTCATTGGTAAGTGAATGGTGAATGATGTAACTGTTTTTAAACAGAATTTATTGGAGTGTCCACTATACCAAGAACCACCCAAGTAGTGTTTGAATATCAGTCAGGACGGGTTTTGCCTCGGCTGCGTGAACCTTGTCACCTGTACGGACCTCATGTTCTGCCCCGCTGGCCTCGAGAATGCGAAGTGATTCCAGAGGAAATACATCATATCGGTAAGACGAAACATTTCTGACACAACAATCAACGCatcttgtttgtctgtttgtggaAATTACAGTCAGAGGTGTATGAACTGTGTATATGTGGTATAATGTTTGTAATGTGAACAAACGTCTCTTTTCAGATTGGGCACCAGCCCATCCAGAACCTCTGTGTTCCCCTGTGAAAACTAGTAAATGTTCAGGAAACTTTGATGGGCAAGAGGGAAGATTAGTTTTTGATGCACatcaaggtaaaaaaaaggagacattgtcttttcttatatatatatatatatatatatatatatatatatatatatatatatatatatcactttaTTAATAGAATTAGTAGAATTTAGTACAATGAAAGGAAACAAGAGTAAAGCAAAGTTAAAAGCAAGGTAGCCTCCCATATATgtacagatacataaacagAAATTAAAAAGAATATAACAAATCAGTTGAAGTGAAACATACAGTAAGTAAGCACATAAATATTATGCATGTTCATTTCAAGTAATGTGTTTGTGCTGGATTATTTTCTGTCATGTTGCCTCATTGTAAATGTgtctatgtatgtatttatgtgtcAGGTCAAGAACATTATTTCTCAGGGTCGCAAATTAAGACCAAGCTGTCCTCTCCGAGCCTGGCCTCAGTCTCCCTTTCTGGGCCTAATGACACCACGCTGCTGTTTGAAGGGCGATTCGAGAGTGGCAATCTTCTGAAGGCACACAGAATGTAAGAACAGTTTGTTTTGTTATGACAGTGGCAATAATAGGCCTTCGCTGGCCAACTCATGAACAGTATTACTGATATCAAACTCCTTtaaaaacatttccaaaaatgATTATATGTAGTACTTATAAAacttacaaatatatatatatatatatatatatatatatatatatatatatatatatatatatatatatatgtgtgtgtatatgtatttttgaatacttataaaataaaaaaagctttaagttctcggataacttttaccatggtctcagaccttaattagtgTGTTAGTCATTATATTGTTAGGAAAGACAAGTTGATGCACATTCCAAAGCATTATAAATAATTAGAAAGTGACtgctcaaaccttgtcccaacgatcatcagccatgggctcctctaattAACTGCattcaaataatataaataattaatgtctacaaagcaggagaaggctataagcaaagcattttcaggtagctgtttgtaatgtaattaagaaatggcttTTAGCAGGAACAATGGTTAAAGTTAAAAAGATAAGATCTGGAAAACCAAGAAAACTACAAAAGGAGGTTTTAACAGACTCTGAAGTGGTGGTGCACTTCTGACCTGCACAAATATCATCTTCAATGAAGAGTCATCCTTTaatcctcaccacaaaattcaggGTCAGAACCTTTCAAAGGGACATCTACACAAGTCCTGTAGACTGATTaagttaaaatagaaaaaaaggtgCAAGATTGTAATAAAAAGAACACCCCTtaaactgttaagcacaggggtggATCAGTCATGCTtttggcttgtgttgcagccagtgggaAAGGGAACATTTTTCTGAACCATCCCACCATCTGTaagaaagctgaagctgaaatgaggatgatttctacagcaggataatgatcctaaccacacctcaaaatccacaaatgGACCTCAAGCTGCAGAAATTGACAAAGctttaaacattattgaaaatctgttaacagacctcaaaagagcagtacATGCAAGATGGCCCAAGACTACCACACAAAGGCtacaaaatgctttaaaatggttACACAAAGTTATAATATTTGCCAATGGAGAGGTTACTAATTACTGACCCTGTAGAGGCCCAAACCTTCACTACTTTGGGTCCTTTTTTGTGATtttgaaaataataatgaaaaaataggaactaaatgtgtcatttttaactcTCTGCCTTTTGTAAATCAGGGTGCTCTTTGCATGTCATTGTATAGAAAtattgcttttactaaagacCACCTAAAGAACGCCCTTATTGAGGGTATAagatttgtttattgtttctctTGTCTCCACAGTGGAGAGTTTGACTATGAGCTCACTCTGAGGACAGACCTTTACACTGTTAAGCACACACAGTGGTTCTACTTCCAGGTGAGGAACACACGAGTGGGCGTTCGCTACTGCTTCACCATCACCAACCTCCTGAAAGCCAGCAGTCTATATGGGCAGGGCCAGAAGCCGCTCCTGTATTCTGAGCAAAAGGCTCAAACCCTGGGTGTCGGATGGCATCGGGCGGGACAGGATGTGTCCTACTACTGCAATGGCCGTGTCGATCAGGGGAACCCTTGCTATTCTCTCTCCTGGACCATACTCTTTCCTTTCGACCATGACGTCTGCTACTTTGCTCAGTGCTACCCTTATACCTACACAAAACTATGGAGCCACTTGTCAGAGATCGAATGTAACCCCAGGTGTTCACACTTCTGTAAGGTCCGGACACTGTGTCACTCGCTGGCAGGGAACTTGGTCCCAGTGGTGACCATCACCAACCCAAACAGAGATAAGGAGGCACTTTCCAAACCGGCTGTGGTGCTGACGGCCCGAGTACATCCTGGTGAGACGAACAGCTCCTGGGTAATGAAGGGCATTCTGGACTTTTTGCTGGGAGAGTCGCCTGACGCAGCCCTGCTCAGAGATCTGTTTGTGTTTAAGCTGGTGCCCATGCTGAACCCTGATGGGGTGATTGTGGGAAACTCTCGATGCTCACTGACGGGCAGAGATCTTAACCGCAACTACAGATCAGTCTTCAAAAACTCGTTCCCCTCAGTGTGGGCCACACGGCAGATGGTGCAGAGGTAAAATTACTACATTGAAACTACACCacactgagttatttattatggTGTATTAAATATACTCCTAAAGGACTCTTGTAAAGTCCTGTTTTCACACAGCTTTCCATTTTTCCCCCAAatgtacaaaccggattccaaaaaagttgggacactaaacaaattgtgaataaaaactgaatgcaatgatgtggagatggcaaatgtcaatattttattcgtaatagaataaaatatagaactttaatctgagtaaatgtaacattttaaaggagaaatatgttgattcaaaatttcatggtcaacaaatcccaaaaaagttgggacaaggccatttttaccactgtgtggcatccccccttcttcttacaacactcaacagacgtctgggtacagaggagaccagtttcttaagtttagaaataggaatgctctcccattcatgtctaatacaggcctttaactgttcaatcgtattgggccttctttgtcgcaccttcctctttatgatgcgccaaatgttctctataggtgaaagatctggactacagactggccatttcagtacccggatccttctcctacgtagccatgatgttgtgattgctgcagaatgtggtctggcattatcttgttgaaaaatgcagggtcttccctgaaagagatgacgtctagatgggagcatatgttgttctagaacctgaacatagttctctgcattaatggtgcctttccagacatgcaagctgcccatgccacaagcactcatgcaaccccataccatcagtgatgcaggcttctgaacggagcgttgataacaacttgggttatccttgtcctctctggtccggatgacatggcgtcccagtgttccataaagaacttcaaatcgtgactcatctgaccacagaacagtcttccattttgccacactccattttaaaagacccctggcccagtgcaaacgtctgagcttgtggagcttgcttagaaatggcttcctctttgcactgtagagtttcacctggcacggtggattgtgttcactgacaatgatttctggaagtattcctgagcccattctgttatttccttgacagtggcattcctgtttgaggtgcagtgacgtttaagggcccggagaccacgagcatccagtagagttttacggccttgacccttacgcacagcgattgttccagattctttgaatcttttgatgatgttaagcacggttaatgatgataacttaaaagtctttgctattttacgctgggtaacaccattctggtattgctgcactatctttctgcgcaacaatggtggaattggtgatcctcttaccatcttggcttcagagagacactgacactctgagaagctctttttatacccaatcatgttgtcaattgacctaattagtgttaattggtcttccagctgttcgttatatgctcaatttcctttttccagccacttattgctacttgtcccaacttttttgggatttgttgacgccatgaaattttgaatcaacatatttctcctttaaaatgttacatttactcagattaaacttttgatctgtcatctatgttctattacgaataaaatattgacatttgtcatctccacatcattgcattcagtttttattcacaatttgtttagtgtcccaacttttttggaatccggtttgtaagTGGTCAGCCAAGATATGTTTGGTTCTTTAGCTTTGCACATTttgtaggtccccctcgtgccaccaaaacagctatAAAgttatggactccacaagacctctgagggtatcctatggtatctggcaccaagacattagcagcagatcctttaggtcctttaagttgtgaggGGCCTCCATGGCTCGCATCAGTGatccttgggcacccatgaccctgtcgctggttgtCCTTCCTAGGTGCCAAACATGTCTGGAGCACCCCATAATACTTGCCTTACAAAACTTCAATTCAAGAACTGACTTTTTACTTCCTGTCTAATATATATAGCCCACCTCCTgacttcacttcacctgtcagtggttttaatttaatggctgatcagtatgCATCCTTTAACAAATGCAATGCTATAACAGCAGTAAcctattttttattgtttctcaGTTCCTAAAcgttgtgttgtttttctgaGGTTGTGTGAGGAACGTATGGTACTGATGTACTGTGACCTGCATGGACACAGCCGCAAGCACAACGTCTTCATCTACGGGTGTGAGACCCCTCAGAAGGGTCTGAGGCTCCCACTTCAGAGAGTTTTCCCACTAATGCTTCATAAGAACTGCCCTGATATGGTACCAGATAACTTTGCCCCACCTTGTTAGATTTTTGTAAAAAATCTAACATAAGTCTAGTAgtgttgtttgtttacattttttcagGGTTTATAAATTGGCCCATTGTCTTCAGTTCTCTTTCCAGGGCTCTAAGTTCAGAGTGCAGCGCAGTAAAGTGGGCACTGGCAGGGTGGTCTTCTGGAGACTGGGTGTCCTTAACAGCTTCACTTTGGAGACGTCTTGCTGCGGCTCCAGCATCGGTCAGTGTCCATCTATTATTTTAAGAGCTCTGCTCAGGCTTAGAAATAATTGTTTGCAAGTAACATAGGACAGGTTAAAGGGCAAGGATGAGGTCATGTATTTAAAGGGCCCTAGAGTGTCTGCATTTTGCttagcatagttgaataataagaCTGACTAACtataaacctcaaacactgctgtgtcataattttaaaaagaaatccagcataaccaaaacaagACTGGAAACCGGCCAATTCCTAAACCCAAAGACTGCTTTATCTGTAttgactcattatatttacatccccaTAATTAACATAAACTAGCGAAAGCCATAATCAAAACTcgtaaaacaataaaaagctaCAGTGACTTgtagaatatggtgttgtttgtactagagagcagcacatcaccaccagactctaGTTATGGAAATGTGAGATGCTACATAAACTAGTTCTCATGaccacagcttttcctgtgtCAGTGTCCACAGAAAGTGGAGCTCAAACTTGGTACATCATAAAGCGAAATAGTAATCTTTTGGTGATTACCCCGCTGGACCTAACATACACCAGACATACACATGCCATCATACTTGTAACACTGCATTGTcagagcattttttttaaaccagaaaTCGTTCAACCTTTATTTCACAGTCATTTTTCATTGCAATACAGGTCAAAGGAGGGCGACCCACTTTAATACCAGAGATCTGGAAATGTTTGGGGCTGACTTCTGTGATACTCTTCTAGACTACTGTGACCCGGACAGGACAAAGGTCTGCATTTTGATTGGTTTGCTTGAGACTGTGTGTCTACCACACTTAAAATGAAATCTTTTGTTATTGATTCTATATAAaacttattaaaaatgacagtgaattatgtttttttacaggacTATATAAAACCCTATTTGCTTAAAGTGGCTAATATTTGCAACATATCTCACTCTTTAC contains:
- the LOC140549893 gene encoding cytosolic carboxypeptidase 2-like, whose protein sequence is MKSSRQVSPLSSLRYSMSDEEEEVKWEDQQQTKKAAVEFIGVSTIPRTTQVVFEYQSGRVLPRLREPCHLYGPHVLPRWPRECEVIPEEIHHIDWAPAHPEPLCSPVKTSKCSGNFDGQEGRLVFDAHQGQEHYFSGSQIKTKLSSPSLASVSLSGPNDTTLLFEGRFESGNLLKAHRIGEFDYELTLRTDLYTVKHTQWFYFQVRNTRVGVRYCFTITNLLKASSLYGQGQKPLLYSEQKAQTLGVGWHRAGQDVSYYCNGRVDQGNPCYSLSWTILFPFDHDVCYFAQCYPYTYTKLWSHLSEIECNPRCSHFCKVRTLCHSLAGNLVPVVTITNPNRDKEALSKPAVVLTARVHPGETNSSWVMKGILDFLLGESPDAALLRDLFVFKLVPMLNPDGVIVGNSRCSLTGRDLNRNYRSVFKNSFPSVWATRQMVQRLCEERMVLMYCDLHGHSRKHNVFIYGCETPQKGLRLPLQRVFPLMLHKNCPDMFSFQGSKFRVQRSKVGTGRVVFWRLGVLNSFTLETSCCGSSIGQRRATHFNTRDLEMFGADFCDTLLDYCDPDRTKYNACLRELQEMSREVTGQANDTGPKNCPSGSNSSDSDGPPAHLQAVGCVGVCVCRDRFFEKVWVRFYMFLIF